A stretch of the Glandiceps talaboti chromosome 23, keGlaTala1.1, whole genome shotgun sequence genome encodes the following:
- the LOC144453048 gene encoding galactosylceramide sulfotransferase-like: MHKCSSSTIQNMLFRYGEKHDLTFVMPPKGNHLGYGTYPFNKRFMIQVPWNLYNIYTFHSVFSYKGISEVMPKDTVYVTAIRDPVTMYESTFTYIGFGARYGLKGPDALKKFLDNADTYYKSNNNKGRVKNPMLYDLGTDVNDMYNMPKLEARIKELGNIFDFVIITEYFDESLILLKEMMCWELDDVVSFKLNARSSSSVHAVTPDMAVKIKNFNAGDVKLYNYFNESFFKKLNDFGKDRMKEEVAKLHKRNMELQDMCVDSVLETSNRVYRPPGMNIEDFRLKPGMDQNPICKGMTLPELMYTDKVRKELLAKIRDYTAKHARLL; this comes from the exons ATGCATAAATGTAGCAGTAGTactatacaaaatatgttattcCGCTATGGAGAGAAACATGACTTAACATTTGTGATGCCACCAAAAGGAAATCACCTCGGATATGGAACGTATCCATTCAACAAGAGATTTATGATACAAGTTCCTTggaatttatataatatttatacttTTCACTCAGTATTCAGCTACAAAG GGATAAGTGAAGTTATGCCAAAAGACACAGTGTATGTAACAGCAATAAGAGACCCCGTCACAATGTATGAATCAACATTCACGTATATAGGTTTTGGTGCACGATACGGACTGAAAGGACCTGATGCCTTGAAAAAGTTTCTGGATAATGCTGATACATATTACAAATCCAACAATAACAAAGGACGTGTCAAAAATCCAATGTTGTATGATCTAGGAACAGACGTCAATGATATGTACAATATGCCAAAACTTGAAGCGAGAATAAAAGAACTTGGAAATATTTTTGATTTTGTGATAATAACAGAATACTTTGATGAATCACTTATACTTCTGAAAGAGATGATGTGCTGGGAGCTAGATGATGTTGTTTCCTTTAAACTTAACGCTCGTAGTAGTTCATCTGTCCATGCGGTGACTCCAGATATGGCCGTTAAGATAAAGAATTTCAATGCTGGAGATGTGAAGCTGTATAACTATTTCAATGAATCGTTTTTCAAAAAACTTAATGATTTTGGAAAAGACAGAATGAAAGAAGAAGTGGCAAAGCTTCATAAACGCAATATGGAACTTCAAGATATGTGTGTTGACTCAGTACTAGAGACAAGTAACAGAGTATACCGCCCTCCGGGGATGAACATTGAAGATTTTCGTTTGAAGCCAGGAATGGATCAAAATCCTATATGTAAAGGCATGACATTGCCAGAACTAATGTACACCGATAAAGTTCGCAAAGAACTTTTAGCCAAGATTCGTGATTATACCGCTAAACATGCCAGACTACtttaa